One stretch of Campylobacter sp. CCS1377 DNA includes these proteins:
- a CDS encoding DASS family sodium-coupled anion symporter — MSPFVKASIVIVDIAIFIALLLFLPFETKINQALAILIFVAILWLSEALHVTITALLIPILAACMGLMSTSKALNSFADSNIFLFFGGFALAAAMHYQELDKIIARKVLALARGNFALSILYIFSVTAFLSMWMSNTATAAMMLPLALGMLSNVDPKENRSTYVFVLLGVAFSASIGGIGTLVGTPPNAIVATNLNITFSEWLKYGIPMVIIFMPLMIVTLYAVCKPKLKQEVTMQIEDIPMDLKKYITLAIFAFVAILWIFSAKIEPFLSSLLNLKKIDSFDSIIAIGAAILVCSFGVIKWTKVQENTDWGVLMLFGGGITLSVILKDSGASKLLADGIANLIKDQNVFLIALVISFFIVFLTEFTSNTASAALLVPLFISIAPAFGVPELGLALIIAIGASCAFMLPVATPPNAIVFGTGHIKQSEMVKVGIYLNIACSFIIAIAAYYFWL, encoded by the coding sequence ATGTCACCTTTTGTTAAGGCAAGTATTGTGATAGTAGATATTGCTATATTCATTGCTCTGCTTCTTTTTTTACCTTTTGAAACAAAAATCAATCAAGCTTTGGCAATTTTGATTTTTGTGGCTATTTTATGGTTAAGCGAAGCTTTGCATGTTACAATTACGGCTTTATTAATCCCTATTTTGGCAGCTTGTATGGGGCTTATGAGCACTTCTAAGGCTTTAAATAGCTTTGCAGATTCAAATATTTTCTTATTTTTTGGTGGCTTTGCTTTAGCTGCAGCTATGCATTATCAAGAATTAGATAAAATCATCGCTAGAAAAGTTTTAGCTTTAGCGCGTGGAAATTTCGCCCTTTCTATACTTTATATTTTCTCTGTAACCGCATTTTTATCAATGTGGATGAGCAATACCGCAACCGCTGCGATGATGCTTCCATTGGCACTTGGAATGCTTTCTAATGTCGATCCAAAAGAAAATCGCAGTACTTATGTTTTTGTTTTACTTGGCGTTGCTTTTAGTGCAAGTATAGGAGGCATCGGAACCTTAGTAGGCACTCCGCCAAATGCTATTGTTGCTACAAATTTAAATATTACTTTTTCTGAATGGCTAAAATACGGCATTCCAATGGTTATCATCTTTATGCCTTTGATGATAGTTACTCTCTATGCTGTTTGCAAACCGAAGCTTAAACAAGAAGTTACTATGCAAATTGAAGATATTCCTATGGATCTGAAAAAATACATTACTTTAGCCATTTTTGCTTTCGTTGCCATTTTATGGATTTTTAGCGCTAAGATCGAGCCTTTTTTAAGCTCACTTTTAAATCTTAAAAAAATTGACAGTTTTGATAGCATTATCGCAATTGGTGCTGCGATTTTAGTGTGTTCTTTTGGTGTTATTAAATGGACAAAAGTACAAGAAAATACCGATTGGGGTGTTTTAATGCTTTTTGGTGGCGGTATTACTTTAAGCGTTATTTTAAAAGACTCTGGAGCAAGCAAACTCTTAGCAGATGGCATTGCAAATTTAATTAAAGATCAAAATGTCTTTTTGATTGCCCTTGTTATTTCTTTCTTTATAGTTTTCTTGACAGAATTTACCTCAAATACTGCTTCAGCTGCACTTTTGGTTCCGCTATTTATCTCCATAGCTCCTGCTTTTGGCGTTCCTGAGCTTGGACTTGCATTAATCATTGCTATCGGTGCTTCATGTGCTTTCATGCTGCCAGTTGCCACCCCGCCAAATGCCATAGTTTTTGGTACAGGTCACATCAAGCAAAGTGAAATGGTTAAAGTAGGAATTTATCTAAATATTGCCTGCTCTTTTATCATCGCAATCGCAGCTTATTATTTTTGGTTATAA
- a CDS encoding class I SAM-dependent methyltransferase encodes MNSANLWNEIFTNKEWGKYPSENLIRFIARNFYNAKNRNEIHILELGLGTGANLWFCAREGFRVSGIEWSKTGVERFKKRLDDENLSIQIDEILTGDYEVKLDEFKDESFDCIIDSCSLCCNDFNKTKRIFDKAISKLKIGGKFYSSTIAKGIVGYDESKDNFQLPNGGIYTHVGMIRFSNKEDIAKLYKNNNFTQTSLKIQSIEDETGLIDRLFIVEGEKINPKATGGGDLQITRLGK; translated from the coding sequence ATGAATAGTGCAAATTTATGGAATGAAATTTTTACTAACAAAGAATGGGGTAAATACCCTAGCGAAAACTTAATAAGATTTATCGCAAGGAATTTTTATAATGCTAAAAATAGAAATGAAATTCATATCTTAGAACTAGGACTTGGTACAGGAGCTAATTTATGGTTTTGTGCAAGAGAAGGTTTTAGGGTAAGTGGGATTGAGTGGAGTAAAACGGGGGTAGAGAGATTTAAAAAGCGTTTAGATGATGAAAATTTAAGCATACAAATTGATGAAATATTAACCGGCGATTATGAAGTGAAATTAGATGAATTTAAAGATGAGAGTTTTGATTGTATTATCGATAGCTGTTCGCTTTGTTGTAATGATTTTAACAAGACAAAACGCATTTTTGATAAGGCTATTTCAAAGCTTAAAATAGGCGGTAAGTTTTATTCTAGCACTATAGCAAAAGGTATCGTGGGCTATGATGAGAGTAAAGATAATTTTCAACTTCCAAATGGTGGAATTTATACTCATGTAGGAATGATACGATTTTCAAATAAAGAAGATATTGCAAAACTTTATAAAAATAATAATTTTACTCAAACAAGTCTTAAAATTCAAAGCATAGAAGATGAAACAGGCTTGATTGATAGGCTTTTTATCGTAGAAGGTGAAAAAATCAACCCTAAAGCTACTGGGGGGGGGGATCTACAAATTACGAGGCTTGGAAAATGA
- the pseI gene encoding pseudaminic acid synthase, which yields MLIRNFDTNEKVFIIAELSANHAGSLDTAIETIKAAKKAGADAIKIQTYTPDSLTLNCDKDDFIIKGGLWDKRKFYELYEKARTPYEWHSQIFEAAQDVGILCFSSPFAKEDVEFLKRFDMCAYKIASFEANDENFVRLIAKENKPTIISTGIATEEELFKICEIFKEVKNPNLIFLKCTSAYPAKISDMNLKGIVSLREKFNVEVGLSDHSFGYLAPVMAVALGARVIEKHFILDKNIKSEDSKFSLDFDEFKAMVEAVREAESALGDGNLSLDDKSLKNRAFARSLYASKDIKKGEIFSEENVKSVRPSFGLHPKFYKEILGKSATKNIEFGTALKEEDFK from the coding sequence ATGTTAATAAGAAATTTTGATACAAATGAAAAAGTTTTTATAATAGCAGAACTTAGTGCAAATCACGCAGGAAGTCTTGATACGGCGATAGAAACAATAAAAGCAGCTAAAAAAGCTGGTGCAGATGCGATAAAAATTCAAACCTACACCCCAGATAGTTTAACACTAAATTGCGATAAAGATGATTTTATCATCAAAGGTGGACTTTGGGATAAGCGTAAATTTTATGAGCTTTATGAAAAAGCCAGAACACCTTATGAATGGCATTCTCAAATTTTTGAAGCCGCACAAGATGTTGGAATACTTTGTTTTTCAAGCCCATTTGCAAAAGAAGATGTGGAATTTTTAAAACGCTTTGATATGTGTGCTTATAAAATTGCCTCTTTTGAAGCCAATGATGAAAACTTCGTTCGTTTAATCGCTAAGGAAAATAAACCTACTATCATTTCAACCGGCATTGCTACCGAAGAAGAACTTTTTAAAATATGTGAGATTTTCAAAGAAGTTAAAAATCCTAATCTAATCTTTCTAAAATGCACTTCAGCTTATCCGGCAAAAATTTCTGATATGAATTTAAAAGGTATAGTGAGTTTAAGAGAAAAATTTAATGTTGAAGTAGGTTTAAGCGATCATAGTTTTGGATATTTAGCTCCTGTTATGGCAGTGGCTTTAGGAGCTAGAGTGATAGAAAAGCATTTTATACTTGATAAAAATATAAAAAGTGAAGATAGTAAATTTAGCCTTGATTTTGATGAATTTAAGGCCATGGTTGAAGCAGTAAGAGAAGCTGAAAGTGCTTTGGGAGATGGTAATTTAAGTTTAGATGACAAAAGTCTTAAAAACCGTGCTTTTGCGAGAAGTTTGTATGCAAGCAAAGATATTAAAAAAGGCGAAATTTTTAGCGAAGAAAATGTAAAATCTGTGCGTCCTTCTTTTGGACTTCATCCTAAATTTTATAAAGAAATTCTAGGCAAAAGTGCCACTAAGAATATAGAATTTGGCACGGCTTTAAAAGAAGAGGATTTTAAATGA
- a CDS encoding class I SAM-dependent methyltransferase, with amino-acid sequence MKKFISNEEISKNIGSNEEIWENIFSNKEWGKYPSENLIRFIARNFYNAKNRNEIHILELGLGTGANLWFCAREGFRVSGIEWSKTGVERFKKRLDDENLSIQIDEILTGDYEVKLDEFKDESFDAWIDSYSLAYNDFKKTKTIVEKAVSKLKSGGKFFSITPSFNNEGFEQNESLGYHLCKPTLGSDAFTGVIRYCDEKDLKELYNGKNYKITDIKIARFASLEKNLNELYIIEGQKL; translated from the coding sequence ATGAAAAAATTTATAAGCAACGAAGAAATTTCAAAAAATATCGGCAGTAATGAAGAAATCTGGGAAAATATTTTTTCCAACAAAGAATGGGGTAAATACCCTAGCGAAAACTTAATAAGATTTATCGCAAGGAATTTTTATAATGCTAAAAATAGAAATGAAATTCATATCTTAGAACTAGGACTTGGTACAGGAGCTAATTTATGGTTTTGTGCAAGAGAAGGTTTTAGGGTAAGTGGGATTGAGTGGAGTAAAACGGGGGTAGAGAGATTTAAAAAGCGTTTAGATGATGAAAATTTAAGCATACAAATTGATGAAATATTAACCGGCGATTATGAAGTGAAATTAGATGAATTTAAAGATGAGAGTTTTGATGCGTGGATAGATAGCTATTCTTTAGCTTATAATGATTTTAAAAAAACTAAAACCATTGTAGAAAAAGCCGTGTCAAAGCTAAAAAGTGGAGGTAAATTTTTCTCTATAACCCCTAGTTTTAATAACGAAGGCTTTGAACAAAATGAAAGTTTAGGCTATCATCTTTGCAAACCAACTCTTGGCAGTGATGCATTTACAGGTGTTATAAGGTATTGTGATGAGAAGGATTTAAAAGAGCTTTATAATGGCAAAAATTATAAAATCACCGACATTAAAATCGCCCGTTTTGCAAGTTTAGAGAAAAATCTTAACGAGCTTTATATTATTGAAGGGCAAAAATTATAA
- a CDS encoding LegC family aminotransferase, whose amino-acid sequence MFEKEIAFIKKLFDKEKIALHEPCFIGNEKKYLIECIDSGFVSSVGEFVTRFEEALKQKTKAKFVIATNTGTAALHIALLANDINENCEIITQSISFIATANAIAYTGAKPIFLDIDEETLSLSPKALQDFLENHTYQKNGFTYNKTTHKHIKACVVMHTFGLSADIEKLCKICKNYNIILIEDAAEALGSTYKNKALGTFGKCGILSFNGNKIITGGSGGAILCDDENLAKIAKHLSTTAKIPHPYEYDHDEIGYNYRLCNINAAILLAGLEKLDFFLENKRELAQIYKDFFASHKACKFIDESKNSKSNFWLNTLCFKNENLRNIFLQECLENNIFVRPVWKSLPSLKPFKACQKDELLVTKNLEKCLVNLPSSVRVK is encoded by the coding sequence ATGTTTGAAAAAGAAATTGCTTTTATTAAGAAGCTTTTTGATAAAGAAAAAATTGCCTTGCATGAACCTTGTTTTATAGGCAATGAAAAAAAATATTTAATAGAATGCATTGATAGCGGTTTTGTTTCAAGCGTGGGTGAATTTGTAACGCGTTTTGAAGAAGCTTTAAAGCAAAAAACAAAAGCTAAATTTGTTATCGCTACAAACACAGGCACTGCGGCGCTTCATATCGCTTTACTTGCTAATGATATCAATGAAAATTGCGAAATCATCACGCAAAGTATTAGTTTTATAGCAACAGCAAATGCTATTGCTTATACAGGCGCTAAGCCCATTTTTTTAGATATTGATGAAGAAACCTTGAGTCTAAGTCCTAAAGCCTTACAAGATTTTTTGGAAAATCATACTTATCAAAAAAATGGCTTTACCTACAACAAAACCACGCACAAACACATCAAAGCTTGCGTTGTAATGCATACTTTTGGGCTTAGTGCAGACATAGAAAAGCTTTGTAAAATTTGCAAAAATTATAATATTATTTTAATCGAAGATGCAGCAGAAGCCTTAGGAAGTACTTATAAAAACAAGGCCTTAGGCACTTTTGGCAAATGTGGAATTTTAAGTTTTAATGGCAATAAAATCATCACAGGCGGAAGCGGTGGGGCGATTTTGTGCGATGATGAAAATTTAGCTAAAATCGCAAAACATTTAAGTACAACTGCCAAAATACCTCATCCTTACGAATACGATCACGATGAAATAGGCTATAATTACAGACTTTGCAACATAAATGCTGCAATTTTACTTGCCGGACTTGAAAAATTGGATTTTTTCTTAGAAAATAAAAGAGAATTAGCACAAATTTATAAAGATTTTTTTGCAAGCCATAAAGCTTGTAAATTCATAGATGAAAGCAAAAATTCAAAAAGTAATTTTTGGCTTAACACTTTGTGTTTTAAAAATGAGAATTTAAGAAATATTTTTTTGCAAGAGTGTTTGGAAAATAATATTTTCGTGCGTCCAGTATGGAAAAGTTTGCCAAGCCTTAAACCTTTTAAAGCTTGTCAAAAAGATGAACTTTTGGTGACTAAAAATTTGGAAAAATGCTTAGTGAATTTACCTAGTAGTGTAAGGGTGAAATAA
- a CDS encoding NeuD/PglB/VioB family sugar acetyltransferase, protein MKKLIIVGSGGFAKEIYSYLQGENCEILGYIDIKENEFYNLAYLGNEDNFDDKFIFQAEFIIAIGQIKIRNTIIKKLSLKSCSFFTFIHPSAFVAKDAKIGKGSIICPFAFVGANSLMGEFVICNIYSSIAHDCQVGNGSILSPYATLNGNAKIGKNCFVSTRSSILSNVILADDCTVSAHTVLSKSYEEKQLIFSKTLIKTRKKQ, encoded by the coding sequence ATGAAAAAGCTTATTATAGTTGGAAGTGGAGGTTTTGCAAAAGAAATTTACTCTTATCTTCAAGGTGAAAATTGCGAAATTTTAGGCTATATCGACATCAAAGAAAATGAATTTTATAATTTAGCTTATTTGGGAAATGAAGATAATTTTGACGATAAATTCATCTTTCAAGCCGAATTTATCATTGCTATAGGACAAATAAAAATCAGAAACACTATCATCAAAAAACTTTCTCTAAAATCTTGCTCTTTTTTCACATTCATTCACCCCAGTGCTTTTGTGGCAAAAGACGCTAAAATAGGCAAAGGAAGTATCATTTGTCCTTTTGCTTTTGTGGGTGCAAATTCTTTGATGGGTGAATTTGTAATTTGTAATATTTATTCTAGCATTGCGCATGATTGTCAAGTGGGAAACGGCAGTATTTTAAGCCCTTATGCAACACTTAATGGAAATGCAAAAATAGGAAAAAACTGCTTTGTAAGTACAAGATCAAGCATTTTATCTAATGTAATACTGGCAGATGATTGCACCGTAAGCGCTCACACTGTTTTATCAAAATCATATGAAGAAAAACAACTTATCTTTTCAAAAACTCTCATTAAAACAAGGAAAAAACAATGA
- a CDS encoding acetyltransferase translates to MKEKIILIGAGGHANSCIDVIELENKFKIAGFVVNDATQKSFKYPILGCDDDLKNLFKHYKFAFIAIGQIKNAYKRMQIYEKLKSIGFKLPTIVSPLAYVSPYAFVDEASIIMHQALVNVNAKIGKACIINSKALIEHDSTVQDFCHISTAAVVNGECFVKKGSFLGSNTHLKHTQILEERSIFYNKLSIMGGGISIFTSFRRSA, encoded by the coding sequence ATGAAAGAAAAAATCATACTCATTGGTGCAGGTGGACACGCAAATTCTTGCATTGATGTGATAGAACTTGAAAATAAATTTAAGATTGCAGGTTTTGTGGTTAATGATGCCACACAAAAGTCTTTTAAATATCCTATTTTAGGTTGTGATGATGATTTGAAAAATCTTTTTAAGCATTATAAGTTTGCCTTCATTGCCATAGGGCAAATTAAAAACGCATACAAAAGAATGCAAATTTATGAAAAATTAAAAAGCATAGGTTTTAAGCTTCCTACCATCGTATCACCCCTAGCCTATGTTTCACCTTATGCTTTTGTTGATGAGGCAAGTATTATAATGCATCAAGCCCTAGTCAATGTCAATGCAAAGATTGGCAAAGCTTGCATTATTAATTCTAAGGCACTCATAGAGCACGATAGCACGGTGCAAGATTTTTGTCATATTTCCACTGCTGCGGTAGTCAATGGAGAATGTTTTGTGAAAAAAGGTAGTTTTTTGGGTTCTAACACTCATTTAAAACACACTCAAATTTTAGAAGAAAGAAGCATTTTTTATAATAAACTCTCTATTATGGGGGGGGGAATTAGCATTTTTACTTCTTTTAGGAGAAGTGCATGA
- the legB gene encoding 4,6-dehydratase LegB: MNVLVTGADGFIGSHLCESLVKKDYQVRALSQYNSFNFWGHLEKSPYLKDMEIISGDLRDSFFCEKITKGMDAIFHLGALIAIPYSYEAPQSYVDTNVKGTLNMLEAARKNEISHFIHTSTSEVYGTASYVPIDEKHPLQPQSPYSASKIAADMMALSYYNSFNLNVNIARPFNTYGPRQSARAIIPTIITQILSGAKELKLGDLSPTRDLNFVLDTCEGFISLLNLNHFGEVYNIGSGIEYSMQEALDLIQKILNSNVKIIQDEKRLRPKNSEVFRLCCDSSKLKAATNWQSKISLEEGLRQSIEYFRENLANYKSEIYNV; encoded by the coding sequence ATGAATGTTTTAGTCACAGGAGCAGATGGCTTCATAGGTTCGCATCTTTGCGAAAGTTTGGTTAAAAAAGACTATCAAGTAAGGGCTTTAAGCCAGTATAATTCTTTTAATTTTTGGGGACATTTGGAAAAAAGTCCTTATTTAAAAGATATGGAAATTATAAGCGGAGATTTAAGAGATAGTTTTTTTTGCGAAAAAATCACTAAAGGAATGGATGCTATTTTTCATCTTGGAGCCTTAATTGCCATTCCTTATTCTTACGAAGCACCACAAAGCTATGTGGATACTAATGTAAAAGGCACCTTAAATATGCTTGAAGCTGCTAGAAAAAATGAAATTTCACATTTTATCCACACTTCTACAAGTGAAGTTTATGGTACAGCCTCTTATGTGCCTATTGACGAAAAACACCCTTTGCAACCTCAAAGCCCTTATTCTGCTAGTAAAATCGCAGCGGATATGATGGCGCTTAGCTACTATAATTCTTTTAATTTAAATGTAAATATTGCACGCCCTTTTAATACTTATGGCCCAAGACAGAGCGCAAGGGCCATTATACCCACTATCATCACACAAATTTTAAGCGGAGCAAAAGAATTAAAACTTGGGGATTTAAGTCCGACAAGAGATTTAAATTTCGTCCTTGATACTTGCGAGGGCTTTATCTCACTTTTAAATTTAAATCATTTTGGAGAAGTTTATAATATAGGCTCAGGGATTGAATATTCCATGCAAGAAGCGCTTGATCTTATACAAAAAATTCTAAACTCAAATGTAAAAATCATTCAAGATGAAAAAAGATTGCGTCCAAAAAATAGCGAAGTTTTTAGATTATGCTGCGATTCAAGCAAACTTAAAGCCGCGACCAATTGGCAAAGCAAAATAAGTCTTGAAGAAGGTTTGAGGCAAAGTATAGAATATTTTAGAGAAAATTTAGCAAATTATAAAAGTGAAATTTACAATGTTTGA
- a CDS encoding 3-hydroxyacyl-CoA dehydrogenase NAD-binding domain-containing protein, translating to MKEISILGFGNMGKQITALFYLMGYEVKIYNKSPICIQDCDKFIKILSKKLDFSAFEKGSMQVIKELDKITRCIVVESLEENLELKLHYITQLKQNHNQIFSNSSSFSVKDLDCALLHFFNPIFIPLVEYSHDNILLKDLEKIGFYLLHSKTNRGALGNLLLFREISTFFKMIEVWNYPYEDCQKIYDLLYDKRNIFNIIDTIGIELCDIICQNIKEQDPSFYHPKIFKKALSCGILGKKNKTRLATLFN from the coding sequence ATGAAAGAAATTAGCATTTTAGGTTTTGGAAATATGGGAAAGCAAATTACTGCTTTGTTTTATTTAATGGGCTATGAAGTTAAAATTTATAATAAAAGCCCTATTTGTATCCAAGATTGCGATAAATTCATTAAAATTTTGTCAAAAAAACTTGATTTTTCAGCCTTTGAAAAAGGTTCAATGCAAGTCATTAAAGAACTTGATAAAATCACCCGTTGCATTGTCGTAGAAAGTTTAGAAGAAAATTTAGAATTAAAACTTCACTATATCACACAACTCAAACAAAACCACAATCAAATTTTTTCAAATTCTAGCTCTTTTAGTGTAAAAGATTTAGATTGCGCTTTGCTCCACTTTTTTAATCCCATTTTTATTCCCTTAGTAGAATACTCACATGATAATATTTTGCTTAAAGATTTAGAAAAAATAGGATTTTACCTCTTGCACTCAAAAACAAATCGTGGTGCTTTAGGAAATTTACTTCTTTTTCGTGAAATTTCAACCTTTTTTAAAATGATAGAAGTGTGGAATTATCCATATGAAGACTGTCAAAAAATTTATGATTTACTTTATGATAAAAGAAATATTTTTAATATCATTGATACTATTGGCATAGAACTTTGTGATATAATTTGTCAAAATATCAAAGAACAAGATCCAAGTTTTTATCATCCAAAAATTTTTAAAAAAGCTTTATCTTGTGGTATTTTAGGCAAAAAAAATAAAACAAGATTAGCAACTCTTTTTAATTAA
- the lepA gene encoding translation elongation factor 4 produces the protein MKNIRNFSIIAHIDHGKSTLADRIISECGAISDRQMSSQVMDTMDIEKERGITIKAQSVRLNYKLNNENFVLNLIDTPGHVDFSYEVSRSLASCEGALLVVDASQGVEAQTIANVYIALENNLEIIPVINKIDLPNADVEKVKHEIEHIIGIDCENAICVSAKTGVGIKELIETIITKIPAPKTNDEAPTKALIYDSWFDNYLGALALVRIYEGEIAKNDEVLVMSTGKKHTVQDLFYPHPLNPIKTNALKSGEVGVVVLGLKTVGDVQVGDTITLVKNKAKEAIGGFEKAKAFVFAGLYPIETDKFEDLRDALDKLKLNDSSITYEPETSLALGFGFRVGFLGLLHMEVIKERLEREFNLDLIATAPTVTYEIYQTDGELIKIQNPSELPPVNKIDHIKEPYVKATIITPSEFLGNLITLLNRKRGMQVKMDYITPERVLLEYDVPLNEIVMDFYDKLKSLTKGYASFDYEPIEFRVGDLVKLDIKVAGENVDALSIIVPSEKALSKGRELVSAMKEIVPRQLFEVAIQASIGNKIIARETVKSMGKNVTAKCYGGDITRKRKLLEKQKEGKKRMKAIGKVNLPQEAFLSVLKID, from the coding sequence ATGAAAAATATTAGAAATTTCTCTATCATAGCACATATTGATCATGGAAAATCAACTCTTGCAGATAGGATTATAAGTGAGTGCGGAGCCATTAGCGATAGGCAAATGAGTTCACAAGTTATGGATACTATGGATATAGAAAAGGAACGCGGTATCACCATAAAAGCACAATCTGTAAGATTAAATTATAAGTTAAATAATGAAAATTTTGTTTTAAATCTCATCGACACTCCAGGACATGTGGATTTTTCGTATGAAGTAAGCCGTTCTTTGGCAAGTTGCGAAGGGGCTTTACTTGTAGTAGATGCCTCTCAAGGAGTAGAAGCACAAACTATAGCTAATGTTTATATAGCACTTGAAAATAATCTTGAAATCATCCCTGTAATCAATAAAATCGATTTACCAAACGCCGATGTAGAAAAAGTGAAACATGAAATCGAGCATATTATCGGTATAGATTGTGAAAATGCCATTTGTGTGAGTGCTAAAACGGGCGTGGGCATAAAAGAACTTATAGAAACAATTATTACTAAAATTCCTGCACCAAAAACAAATGACGAAGCACCAACTAAGGCTTTGATTTATGATTCTTGGTTTGATAATTATTTGGGTGCTTTGGCTTTGGTTAGAATTTATGAGGGTGAAATTGCCAAAAACGATGAAGTTTTAGTGATGAGTACAGGTAAAAAACACACTGTGCAAGATCTTTTCTATCCTCATCCTTTAAACCCTATTAAAACCAATGCTCTAAAGTCTGGCGAAGTGGGTGTTGTAGTGCTTGGGCTTAAAACTGTGGGTGATGTGCAAGTGGGTGATACGATCACTTTAGTTAAAAATAAAGCCAAAGAAGCAATAGGCGGTTTTGAAAAGGCTAAGGCTTTTGTTTTTGCAGGACTTTATCCTATAGAAACAGATAAATTTGAAGATTTAAGAGATGCTTTGGATAAATTGAAACTCAATGATAGTTCTATCACTTACGAACCTGAAACTTCTTTGGCCTTAGGCTTTGGCTTTAGAGTTGGCTTTTTAGGGCTTTTACATATGGAAGTGATTAAAGAACGGCTTGAGAGAGAATTTAATCTTGACTTAATTGCTACCGCACCAACCGTAACTTATGAAATTTATCAAACCGATGGTGAGCTTATAAAAATTCAAAATCCTAGCGAACTTCCACCGGTAAATAAAATCGATCATATCAAAGAACCTTATGTAAAAGCCACTATCATCACACCAAGTGAGTTTTTAGGGAATTTAATCACTCTTTTAAATCGCAAAAGAGGTATGCAAGTAAAGATGGACTATATCACACCTGAACGCGTTTTGCTAGAATACGATGTGCCTTTAAATGAAATCGTGATGGATTTTTATGATAAGCTAAAGTCTTTGACTAAGGGTTATGCAAGTTTTGATTATGAACCTATTGAGTTTCGCGTAGGCGATCTTGTAAAGCTTGATATCAAGGTTGCAGGTGAGAATGTCGATGCGCTAAGCATTATCGTGCCAAGTGAAAAAGCCCTTAGCAAAGGAAGAGAATTGGTAAGTGCGATGAAAGAAATCGTGCCAAGACAACTTTTTGAAGTAGCGATTCAAGCAAGTATAGGTAATAAAATCATTGCAAGAGAAACGGTTAAATCTATGGGTAAAAATGTAACCGCTAAATGTTATGGCGGAGATATTACTAGGAAAAGAAAATTACTAGAAAAGCAAAAAGAAGGTAAAAAAAGAATGAAAGCCATAGGCAAGGTAAATTTACCACAAGAAGCCTTTTTAAGCGTGCTTAAAATTGATTGA